A DNA window from Streptomyces canus contains the following coding sequences:
- the obgE gene encoding GTPase ObgE, giving the protein MTTFVDRVELHVAAGNGGHGCASVHREKFKPLGGPDGGNGGRGGDVILTVDQSVTTLLDYHHSPHRKATNGKPGEGGNRSGKDGQDLVLPVPDGTVVLDRQGNVLADMVGHGTSYVAAQGGRGGLGNAALASARRKAPGFALLGVPGDLQDIVLELKTVADVALVGYPSAGKSSLISVLSAAKPKIADYPFTTLVPNLGVVTAGSTVYTIADVPGLIPGASQGKGLGLEFLRHVERCSVLVHVLDTATLESDRDPLSDLDIIEAELREYGGLDNRPRIVVLNKIDVPDGKDLAEMVRPDLEARGYRVFEVSAVAHMGLKELSFGLAELVGKARAAKPKEEATRIVIRPKAVDDAGFTVVREEDGLYRVRGEKPERWVRQTDFSNDEAVGYLADRLNRLGVEEQLMKAGARSGDGVAIGPEDNAVVFDWEPTVMAGAEMLGRRGEDHRFEAPRPAAQRRRDKQAERDEATQEFDDFEPF; this is encoded by the coding sequence ATGACCACCTTCGTGGACCGCGTCGAACTGCATGTCGCCGCGGGTAACGGAGGTCACGGCTGTGCCTCCGTCCACCGTGAGAAGTTCAAGCCGCTCGGCGGCCCGGACGGCGGGAACGGCGGTCGCGGCGGTGACGTGATCCTCACCGTCGACCAGTCCGTCACCACGCTGCTCGACTACCACCACTCCCCGCACCGCAAGGCCACCAACGGCAAGCCCGGCGAGGGCGGCAACCGCTCCGGCAAGGACGGCCAGGACCTGGTCCTGCCGGTACCGGACGGCACCGTCGTCCTCGACCGGCAGGGCAACGTCCTCGCCGACATGGTCGGGCACGGCACCTCGTACGTCGCCGCCCAGGGCGGCCGCGGCGGCCTCGGCAACGCGGCGCTGGCCTCCGCCCGCCGCAAGGCCCCCGGGTTCGCGCTGCTCGGCGTGCCGGGAGACCTCCAGGACATCGTCCTGGAGCTCAAGACCGTCGCCGACGTGGCGCTGGTCGGCTACCCGAGCGCGGGCAAGTCCTCGCTGATCTCGGTGCTGAGCGCGGCCAAGCCGAAGATCGCCGACTACCCCTTCACCACGCTGGTCCCGAACCTGGGCGTGGTGACCGCCGGCTCGACCGTCTACACCATCGCCGACGTGCCGGGCCTGATCCCGGGCGCCAGCCAGGGCAAGGGCCTGGGTCTGGAGTTCCTGCGGCACGTGGAGCGCTGCAGTGTCCTCGTGCACGTCCTGGACACCGCCACGCTGGAGTCCGACCGCGACCCGCTCTCCGACCTCGACATCATCGAGGCGGAGCTCAGGGAGTACGGCGGCCTCGACAACCGTCCCCGCATCGTCGTCCTGAACAAGATCGACGTACCGGACGGCAAGGACCTCGCCGAGATGGTGCGGCCGGATCTGGAGGCGCGCGGCTATCGCGTGTTCGAGGTGTCCGCGGTCGCGCACATGGGGCTGAAGGAGCTGTCCTTCGGGCTCGCCGAGCTGGTGGGCAAGGCGCGGGCCGCCAAGCCCAAGGAGGAGGCGACCCGGATCGTCATCCGGCCCAAGGCCGTGGACGACGCGGGCTTCACCGTGGTCCGCGAGGAGGACGGGCTGTACCGGGTGCGCGGCGAGAAGCCGGAGCGCTGGGTGCGGCAGACCGACTTCAGCAACGACGAGGCCGTCGGCTACCTCGCCGACCGCCTCAACCGCCTCGGTGTGGAAGAGCAGTTGATGAAGGCGGGCGCCCGCTCGGGCGACGGCGTCGCCATCGGCCCCGAGGACAACGCGGTCGTCTTCGACTGGGAGCCGACCGTCATGGCCGGCGCCGAGATGCTCGGCCGGCGCGGCGAGGACCACCGCTTCGAGGCACCCCGGCCGGCCGCCCAGCGCCGCCGCGACAAGCAGGCCGAACGGGACGAGGCGACCCAGGAGTTCGACGACTTCGAGCCCTTCTGA
- a CDS encoding alkaline phosphatase D family protein produces the protein MYGAASPGRRRFLTAGAAVLGAAASAQLWLPGTARAAETPLPDGVFSLGVSSGDPLPDGIVLWTRLAPDPLNGGGMPDRVVPVDWELAEDQRFRTVVRRGTAQALPAFGHSVHVDVRGLRAGRTYWYRFRADGQLSRTGRTRTAPARHTSQGSLCVALASCQNWQQGYFTPYADMLDQDPDVVLFVGDYIYESAPSSAGPRRHEGTGEPYTLVQYRNRYAQYRTDPDLAEIHASTPWVVTFDDHEVDNDWAGEIPQDPDKQQHDAFVARMTAAFQAYYEHMPVRATAFPGGPHIQMYRRLEFGRLVRLNLLDTRQFRSDQVTGQAAAQDPSLTMLGAEQKQWLLDGLRDSPARWNVIASQIMMAETDILLGEGKLWYYDAWDGYQVERNALLEEFRSVRNPVVLSGDRHLTMISDLKEDYADPSSRVVGAEFVGTSISSNGDQDQAAFHAQWDPLKADNPHWKVIDAHRGYHLFDIDRHGIDAQVRVVDTVVKPQATPSTLARLRVDAGKPGVRLV, from the coding sequence ATGTACGGAGCAGCATCACCCGGCCGACGCCGCTTTCTGACCGCAGGCGCCGCCGTGCTCGGTGCCGCCGCCTCCGCCCAGCTGTGGCTGCCGGGTACCGCGCGAGCGGCGGAGACCCCGCTGCCCGACGGTGTGTTCAGCCTCGGTGTGTCCTCCGGTGACCCGTTGCCGGACGGCATCGTGCTCTGGACCCGGCTCGCCCCGGACCCGCTGAACGGCGGAGGTATGCCCGACAGGGTGGTGCCGGTGGATTGGGAACTCGCCGAGGACCAGCGTTTCAGAACCGTGGTCCGCCGGGGCACCGCCCAGGCCCTGCCCGCGTTCGGACACAGCGTGCACGTCGATGTACGGGGCCTGCGCGCGGGCCGTACGTACTGGTACCGCTTCCGCGCCGACGGCCAGCTCTCGCGCACCGGCCGCACCCGCACCGCCCCCGCCCGGCACACCTCCCAGGGCAGCCTGTGCGTCGCGCTCGCCTCCTGCCAGAACTGGCAGCAGGGCTACTTCACGCCGTACGCCGACATGCTGGACCAGGACCCCGACGTCGTGCTGTTCGTCGGCGACTACATCTACGAGTCGGCGCCGTCGTCGGCGGGTCCGCGCCGGCACGAGGGCACGGGGGAGCCGTACACCCTCGTCCAGTACCGCAACCGGTACGCCCAGTACCGCACCGACCCTGACCTCGCCGAGATCCACGCGAGCACGCCCTGGGTGGTCACCTTCGACGACCACGAGGTCGACAACGACTGGGCCGGCGAGATCCCGCAGGACCCCGACAAGCAGCAGCACGACGCGTTCGTGGCCCGGATGACCGCGGCCTTCCAGGCGTACTACGAGCACATGCCGGTCCGTGCCACCGCTTTCCCCGGGGGCCCGCACATCCAGATGTACCGGCGTCTGGAGTTCGGCCGTCTGGTCCGGCTGAACCTGCTCGACACCCGGCAGTTCCGCAGCGACCAGGTCACCGGTCAGGCGGCCGCCCAGGATCCCTCGCTCACCATGCTCGGCGCCGAGCAGAAGCAGTGGCTCCTGGACGGGCTGCGCGACTCACCGGCCCGCTGGAACGTCATCGCCTCGCAGATCATGATGGCCGAGACCGACATCCTGCTCGGCGAGGGCAAGCTCTGGTACTACGACGCCTGGGACGGCTACCAGGTCGAGCGCAACGCGCTCCTGGAGGAGTTCAGAAGCGTGCGCAACCCGGTCGTGCTCTCGGGCGACCGTCACCTCACGATGATCAGCGACCTCAAGGAGGACTACGCCGACCCGTCCTCCCGGGTGGTCGGCGCCGAGTTCGTCGGGACGTCCATCTCCAGCAACGGCGACCAGGACCAGGCCGCCTTCCACGCCCAGTGGGACCCGCTGAAGGCCGACAATCCGCACTGGAAGGTCATCGACGCGCACCGCGGCTACCACCTCTTCGACATCGACCGGCACGGCATCGACGCCCAGGTCCGGGTCGTGGACACGGTGGTCAAGCCGCAGGCGACGCCCAGCACGCTGGCGCGGCTCCGGGTGGACGCGGGCAAGCCCGGAGTCCGTTTGGTGTGA
- a CDS encoding bifunctional cytidylyltransferase/SDR family oxidoreductase, with translation MSQHIAKPRTTAVILAGGTGQRVGLSIPKQLLKIAGKAVIEHTLTTFEKADSIDDIIVLMAPGYVPDIEKIVDKAGFRKVKKIIEGGATRNETTERAIAALGEGLAEGEDLNVLFHDAVRPLLSRRVIDDCVVALERFQAVDVAIPSADTIIVTRTHGLDGEFITEIPDRSRLRRGQTPQAFKLSTIKRAYEVAAGDPNFQATDDCSVVLKYLPDVPIHVVAGDEYNMKVTQPVDVFIADKLFQLASTAAPEQVSDEAYRELLTGKTIVVFGGSYGIGKDIGELAESYGAKVYALGRSTTGTHVENPEEVDDALSKAYAETGRIDYVVNTAGVLRIGKLAETDNATIEEALKVNYLAPVQIARSSYKYLAETKGQLLLYTSSSYTRGRAEYSLYSSTKAAMVNLTQALSDEWAGDGVRVNCINPERTATPMRTKAFGQEPAGSLLSSEAVARTSLDVLLSELTGHVIDVRQQDPTASAGQASGFEAALASVLDRQDGVA, from the coding sequence GTGTCCCAGCACATCGCCAAGCCCCGTACCACCGCAGTGATCCTGGCCGGTGGTACCGGTCAGCGCGTGGGTCTCTCGATCCCCAAGCAGCTGCTGAAGATCGCCGGCAAGGCAGTCATCGAGCACACTCTGACCACCTTCGAGAAGGCCGACTCCATCGACGACATCATCGTGCTGATGGCGCCGGGTTATGTTCCGGACATAGAGAAGATCGTGGACAAGGCCGGCTTCCGGAAGGTCAAGAAGATCATCGAGGGCGGCGCCACCCGGAACGAGACCACCGAGCGCGCCATCGCGGCCCTCGGTGAGGGCCTGGCCGAGGGTGAGGACCTCAACGTCCTGTTCCACGACGCCGTACGCCCGCTGCTCTCGCGCCGTGTGATCGACGACTGCGTGGTCGCCCTGGAGCGCTTCCAGGCCGTCGACGTCGCCATCCCGTCCGCGGACACCATCATCGTGACGCGCACCCACGGCCTGGACGGCGAGTTCATCACCGAGATCCCGGACCGCTCCCGGCTGCGCCGCGGCCAGACCCCGCAGGCCTTCAAACTGTCCACCATCAAGCGCGCCTACGAGGTCGCCGCCGGGGACCCCAACTTCCAGGCCACGGACGACTGTTCGGTCGTGCTCAAGTACCTGCCGGACGTGCCGATCCACGTCGTCGCGGGTGACGAGTACAACATGAAGGTCACCCAGCCCGTCGACGTCTTCATCGCCGACAAGCTCTTCCAGCTCGCCTCGACCGCGGCTCCCGAGCAGGTGAGCGACGAGGCCTACCGCGAGCTGCTCACCGGCAAGACCATCGTCGTCTTCGGCGGCTCCTACGGCATCGGCAAGGACATCGGCGAACTCGCCGAGTCCTACGGCGCCAAGGTGTACGCGCTGGGCCGCTCCACCACCGGCACCCACGTGGAGAACCCGGAGGAGGTCGACGACGCGCTGTCCAAGGCCTACGCCGAGACCGGGCGCATCGACTACGTCGTCAACACCGCCGGCGTGCTGCGCATCGGCAAGCTGGCGGAGACCGACAACGCCACCATCGAGGAGGCGCTGAAGGTCAACTACCTGGCCCCGGTGCAGATCGCGCGCTCCTCGTACAAGTACCTGGCGGAGACCAAGGGCCAGCTGCTGCTGTACACCTCCAGCAGCTACACCCGCGGCCGCGCCGAGTACAGCCTGTACTCCTCGACCAAGGCGGCGATGGTCAATCTGACGCAGGCCCTGTCCGACGAATGGGCGGGTGACGGCGTCCGGGTGAACTGCATCAACCCCGAGCGAACCGCCACGCCCATGCGCACCAAGGCCTTCGGCCAGGAGCCCGCGGGCAGCCTGCTGTCCTCCGAGGCGGTGGCCCGCACCTCGCTCGACGTGCTGCTCTCCGAGCTGACCGGGCATGTCATCGACGTCCGCCAGCAGGACCCGACGGCCTCCGCGGGCCAGGCCTCCGGCTTCGAGGCCGCGCTGGCCAGTGTTCTGGACCGTCAGGACGGCGTGGCATAA